In the Bacillus sp. Bos-x628 genome, one interval contains:
- a CDS encoding distal tail protein Dit translates to MIKFGNKSLPSYVKIMDVKYSILPSIQTKTEKVYGRAGVYDFGVELGERNIECEAIIIATDQHDVIKKARQFSTWLFYKDLQPLIILDEPDKQYMARISGDTDISELYRTGKTTLKFLCPDPYAESIDEKVVNYTPVDYTPVNINVGGSVETYPIIDMEVKEDTPSLALITYDKFVKLGSDDDVEKTSIDNKPLVLNETYDTYSGYGSGIGIDGNAKGTATISGTLNSNGYAVVQSGKDYGTNDIDWHGGAGTKTLSRQLQDFQVTSKVKLNSTKISQVGRVEIYLFDTNNVILGKVAIVDHSTSGEWPKIEARAGERYTGTYFVSTYGKKKGTYADFDGIIQIGRQGRTWDAYFAKIDSKGKHVSTYKKSWYDTKNMWSNRKLAKIQVHVGAFGKKEPVFTMEIKDLKVYEKNIAVSSTQVPITFKAGDIVTIDSQRAVVYRNGEPIFTELDPASEFFPLEVGANGLLLSPPIADVSIRYKERWI, encoded by the coding sequence ATGATTAAATTCGGAAATAAGTCGTTACCAAGTTACGTGAAAATAATGGATGTTAAATACTCAATTCTTCCGTCCATTCAGACCAAGACCGAGAAGGTATATGGACGTGCGGGTGTATATGACTTTGGTGTTGAGTTAGGGGAAAGGAACATAGAGTGCGAGGCAATAATCATTGCCACTGATCAGCACGACGTTATCAAAAAAGCCAGACAATTTTCGACATGGCTATTTTATAAAGACTTACAGCCGTTAATCATTTTGGACGAACCTGATAAGCAATACATGGCTAGAATTTCAGGCGATACGGACATTTCTGAGTTGTATCGAACAGGAAAGACAACTCTTAAATTCCTGTGCCCTGACCCTTACGCTGAAAGTATTGACGAAAAGGTGGTTAACTATACACCAGTGGATTACACGCCTGTTAATATCAATGTTGGTGGCAGTGTTGAAACTTATCCCATTATTGATATGGAAGTCAAAGAGGACACACCTTCACTTGCCTTAATTACGTATGATAAGTTCGTGAAGCTGGGCAGTGATGATGACGTGGAAAAGACATCCATTGACAACAAACCGTTGGTATTGAATGAGACATATGACACTTATTCTGGCTATGGTTCAGGCATTGGTATTGATGGTAACGCCAAGGGAACTGCTACTATTTCTGGAACGCTTAATTCCAACGGTTATGCTGTTGTTCAATCTGGAAAGGATTATGGAACTAATGATATTGACTGGCATGGAGGGGCTGGAACTAAAACACTATCACGTCAATTGCAAGACTTTCAAGTTACTTCCAAGGTGAAACTCAATTCAACTAAAATCTCCCAAGTTGGCCGAGTGGAAATTTATCTATTCGATACTAACAATGTCATCTTAGGTAAGGTTGCGATTGTAGATCACTCGACTTCTGGAGAGTGGCCAAAGATTGAGGCAAGGGCTGGTGAACGTTACACAGGCACTTACTTTGTATCTACTTATGGAAAGAAGAAGGGAACCTATGCTGACTTTGATGGCATTATTCAGATCGGGAGACAAGGTCGTACTTGGGATGCTTACTTTGCGAAAATAGACTCTAAAGGTAAGCATGTAAGCACTTATAAAAAGTCTTGGTATGACACAAAGAATATGTGGTCTAATCGTAAACTAGCAAAAATTCAGGTTCATGTGGGTGCTTTTGGTAAGAAAGAACCTGTATTTACTATGGAGATCAAAGACCTAAAAGTATACGAGAAGAATATTGCTGTTAGTTCTACTCAAGTTCCAATCACATTTAAGGCTGGGGATATAGTTACGATTGACAGCCAACGTGCTGTCGTATACAGAAACGGTGAACCTATCTTCACAGAACTTGACCCAGCAAGCGAGTTCTTCCCATTGGAGGTAGGTGCTAACGGACTACTGTTATCGCCACCTATTGCTGATGTTTCTATCAGATACAAGGAAAGGTGGATTTAA